TTTGCACTATTTTTTGAAGACTCCATAAACTTTAGTAGTGTTGCATATTATCTCGAAATTATATATGTGATTTAGTGAATGCTTAGTAGGAAAATAATATAATTAGTTATGCTTAACGAAGATAATGATCTTTATCAGTTTCTGATCTGTGTCAAATGTTAAACTGGTGCACTGAGAAATAGATAAAAATTCTCATCACTTTCTATCAAGTCAAACGCAACAAAAGTAAAAACTGACACATGAACAATGGGAAAATATAACACGAGGAAAAGAATTGGCACACACCTCTGCCAAAAATCATATACAACATCAAAGTTTTCTTCACATACTCTTTTTTTTTAATCAAAGCTGATTTTAAATCATCTTGATTAAGTCTCTTAAAAATCAATTTGCTATCAATTTTAAAACCCACTTCTGCTTGCACTCTTCCCTTCAGCATTTCTCACTGCAATGCATTCGGGTTTATTTACCCCCACCAAAAATGAGATGTCTGCTTAACCACCAACTCTAAATCTTTTCTTTGCGTCTGCCTGCTTCTAAAGCATTGGCCCTGTAGCCTTTTTACTTACTCTCATCAAGGGTTCACGTTACAGTCACTCAAGAATCGATCTCCCCGATTCAGATGCTTTCTCCAATAGGTTTTGTACTGTGGGATTCCCAGCTCTAGCCACGGCTTCATGTTCCCATTGTAGTGCAGAGTGGCTGCGTTTTTTATCGTTTGGGTATTGATGTAGTAGTCATAACCAAGCCCTGATAGAGCCCATTTGTCGTCAAGAGCATAAACTTTGTCTTGAAACGTGAGCAAACTTGCTTGCAATGCAATTGCTTCTCTCGACTCACCTCCACCACTCATCTGCTGCGCATAGAATAGAAAGCCATCGCTCAGAAACATACAAAATCACCTAGCAAGATCTATTCTAGGTTTTTCAGAAACTGACCTGTTTGTAAAATTTCTGGTATGTTTCTGAAACTCCCAGTTCCCTCCATCTAGCAAGATCAATGACATTCAATCCAGACATCCAGAGACAAGCGTTAGCATCAAAACTCCCTCCCTTGAGACTCTTTAGCTGACCCAATCTCACAGAGCACTCTTTCACTGCACCATTCACTTTTCCTTCCATATCAAGCTCCCAAAGAGGAGACAAGTCTCGCTGGACTACAACGTCATGATCCAGAATCACAACTTTTTTCAACTTGTGAAATATCTTTGGGAAGAGGTAGTGAGATTGAGAGAACAGGGATAAGTAATGTGTTCGTTTCCCTTGTGATGCCAAATTGTCGCCGCTGAGGAAGGAGACACGGAACTCCGCAGGCAAAGAGAGCTTCACATCAGAATTGTCCAGCTCGAGCTTTTCAATGTTCAATACTTGAATAGCTGCTTGTTTGCAGGGATTCCTGATAAACCATTGTTTCATCGCAAAGTAATTCTGCTCGTTTGTCAATACATGGAAAACAAAGTTTTTACTTTCCTGAAACATCAACAACCAACCAAGAGTTAGATATAAAGGTTCTATGACTGCATCAAAAAATAGAAACACAAAGTAAAGGAAACTGGATTTAATACATTACCCTTGCGTGTAAAACAGTTGAGTTGATAACAACGGAAGATGCAAGTATATTGTCGGAGATGACAACAAAGTGAAGCAATGAGGGATCTGAAAATTTCTCACTATCCTCAGTATCAACTGAACCTGACTTGAAATACTCCACAGTTAGTCTCATTGACAAGCAATGAAGACTCTTGGGCATTGTATGTACTGCAAGCTGGTAGAGGAACACGCTCTGTTTCATGTGGAAACTAGCTTCATCCTCGGTCATGTCCAGGATCTGTCTCAGTTTCTTGTCAACATTGTTACAGTCGACTGGAAAAGACTTTGCCTTTGAAATTACAGCTTCCATCTTCTCAAAATTTTTATCAACCCTGGCAGATCAGTGGAATGATGAATAAGTCGATTATAGGAAATAAACAGATGATTCTATACAGAAAACCTTCACCCCAAAGAGAACAAACAGCATCCTCTCCTATCATCTAGTGGATTAGTTTATTGATTCTTACTTCTTAGGCTGGTTTAAGATATTTGCACAGACAAGGCTTTAAAATAAGAGTATTTTTGGGTGTGTGATGCACATTGAAAAAATGAAGAGAGAAAATTATGACTGGGAGAGTTTAAACCACTAGAAAACAGGACGCCCAGACAGGAACTAACTAGGAGAGTTTAATTTGACTAAATCCGACTCTACGGGACTAACTATCCGTACAAACATGCTTAAATCTTAACTGGTAAAGAACTTACTGTGGTGGAAGATCAGCATCTGCTGAACTTACAATAAGAATACGCTCAAACTCTTGGATATTCTGTTTCATATCTCGAGTCAACTTGCTTTGAGAAGGCATTTTAGCAATACTTGGATAGTATGCCCTAGCCACAAATAGGAGGTCCTTCATGTGCTTCACCTTGGCATCTTTCATGGGCTCCTTATTTTCCTCCCTCCAGAGGCAGTAGCTCCCATATTCCACTTGACAAGTTCTCTGAGTTTCAACAGCATTTACCATTGCCCCCTGACCACCTTTGTGCGATACTTCGGTTATTGTTTTCTGTTCACAGAATACACCAGAATAAGGACGATTTGTGAGAGACACAAAAGACTATTACAGAAACCATTTGTACATTTGCAGGGCTCGGTTGGGCAACAACAGCTGGGGACACTGGTAATCCTGCAGATTAATTGAGGACAAGGCGTAAAGTTGCGGATCAAAATCAAAATAAAATACTGGGAGAGGAATTTCAAGAAAGTGGAACTTGTAAAGTAAACCTCTGTTTTTAGAATCACTGATGCTTGTCCTATTCATATCTCTGGAACCAGCGTTAATGTCGGTTTTCTAGCATGTCAAACAAGAAAAAAGCGTTAGTATAAAAACTGTTACAAGCGCATCTCAACCAAAGAATCAATTCTTCACCTTGCCCAACACACGTTGAGATATATAAAGCAACATAATTCATGAATGTATTTCAGCTTTCCAGTCGCATGAGAAAACCACTCATTCATCTAATTTTGTATCCCTTTAAGCAACATCACACAAAAGAATGCAAGATACAACAAGTGACTGACTAACTACAGCCTCTTCTGCTCTAGTTTATTTGCTGGGCCAAAAAAAAAAGTTTTTAAGATTCACTATTTAACTAGTGGCATCTTGCATAAGGTTCCATAAGTCAAACAGAGAGTTTACTTTTTTCTTTTTAATATTAGCATTCTTCAATACCAAGATGGGAAACATTAATGCCAAGAACCACGACTGAATACATTCTTTTTTCAATGGTGAAAAATTCAACATACATAAACCAGATCTGAACTGAACTGAGTGTGTCAAAACTTGAGAGCAGAGGGTAAGACGAAGAAGGGTTCCAACCATTATGGAGATCTAATTCTCCAGGTATAGGAAAAGATGTAAGCTTTTATAAAAAGAAAAGAACTAATCTAATGCTACAACACAGAAATCGAACAAGTCAAATGCCTTCACTCTACACTGAAAGAATGACAAGATTGGAAACATTAACGCCAAGAACTATGACTGAACTCATTCTTCAACGTTGGAAAATCGAACATATACAGACCAGATCTGAACTGAACTGAGTGTGAGCAGTAGGTAAGACAATGAAGGGTTCCAACCATTATAAAGATCTAATCTTTTTTTTTTGTTAAAAGTTAAAACAACAACAACTAACCTATACTATAACACATAAATGGAAACAAGTCGATGCCTTTGAAACAAGTGGAAGGACTAACCTTGGGAAGCACTGGATTGATTTTCTGGAGAACCTGATCCACTCTGTTAGATAGATCTCTCTGTAAAATCGAGGAAGGGAGATCGAGAACCAGCATACGAATTAAATCGAAATAAATGAAACGAAAGTTTAACAGTACCTGTGAATGGTTAGTAGCATTGGTTCTGCTTCTCTCGAACTGATTTTTCAAAGAAAGAGCGTCAGAACATTTACTAAACCACATAAAGAAACCAATTAAAGAAACGTAATAATGCTTACAGGAGAAGAAGGCTGGACAGTGACGATTCCTGGAGAAAGATAAAGTGGAGATGAGAATAGATCTGAAAGAGAGATCGAAGCGTGAAGGACAAGAAAGTACCTGGAGAGTGAAAGCTGTTGTGAAGGCCGAGCAAGAAAGCAAGAGGAACCAGCATTGAGAGGATAACGAGAACCAACACTCCAATCACCAGAACTTTCCACCGGCGTTTTCCTCCTCCTCCACCACCACCACCGACTCCTCCGCCTTTCATATTTCCGATTTAGATTGAATCAGTGCCTTTCGCATTGGATCTCAACAACGCCGGCGACGATGTTTCTCGCCACGAGTACACTCACTCAATCCACACTCTCTTTACTCGATGCCAATGTCTCTCTCCCCCCTCGCTTCACACACACACACACACTCACTCTCTCTAGCTTTCTCGCTCTTACTAGGTGCTGCACTAGTTAGCCCGATCGCATCGTCCCTTTACTTTTTTGCTAATTCGGAAGAGAGATGAGATACACACTCTATTTCGCACGTGTGTTTCTTTTTCCGCCGTTCGATTGATTATTCAGCCCACTTGCAAGATCTGTCTCCTGATCATAACACGTGTCTTTCTTCACACGGTGGTTACTTATTTTAATTTTTTTTTTTTAATTTTTTTATAGTCTCCCCGACAAAACCAATACTCCCGGATGCCTAGCTTTATTCGTCACCGTCAACGCCATTGACGCAGATGCACTTGGTGACGGTGGAGATGAGCTGAGACGATCAAATTACCGAAAGATCGAAGCTTTTATCCAATTATTACTGTCAAAATGCGTTTGTTTAAGCTTCTGGTATGTACGTTTTTTTACATTGGTCGTGTAATGTTTATTTCCTTCTGTTTCATGTGATGCAGTGACTGTTCGAGCATGTTATTAGTCGCGACGAAAGCTTTGGCCTTTGCGCATAACAAGGCTGTTCATTTGACAACAAGGGAAGTGCATTTCTTAAGCTCCATTCTAGCTAGTGTCTCCTCCCCTCGTGTCTCTTGAGTGACTTGCCTGAAAGTTGGGCTCTTGACACTGACACGCCATCCTCTCTTCTCTTTGGTAACTCTCTCCCTTCTTGTTTGTTCCATAATGGCTTTGGTGATTAGAAGAAGCAACATCGTTGGTCTGACAATCTCCTTATTACTGCAGGTATTGTTGTAGGGGTCTTATGCTTGAGCATTTTGGTTGAGTATTAACTGTGCCTTTATGTTTCTATGCTGACATTCGTGGGCAAAGGTATGACGCTACAGTAAGCACACGGTGCATGCCTTTTCAAAGGACATTACCAGGGAGGATGAGATTGTGGTTGCACTCGCGGGTGTACCTAATCTTGTTCGTGGAAGTTGGCTGAAGCCTTGAGCAGTTGTCATTGATGTAGGACTCATACGTTCCAGTAAATAAAGACTCATACAAGAGCATGACAACCATTATGATACAGAGAACCTTAGGTTAGAGATCAAATGAAAGGACCAAACTGTTTTTTCTTAGGTTTGTTTTGTTGTTTCTGGTTAGACATTGAAGCATGTAGTATGATAAGCGTCTTGTTGGGGATGTATGTTACGAGGAAGCTTTAGGTGTTGCCTCAGCGATCACTCCTGTGCCTGGAGGAGTCGGACCCATGACGATGGCCATGCTACTATGCAATGCTGCCAAGCGGATATCCATCTGATAAATGGTATCTATCTCTGTCATGTCACTAAATTTTGTTTAAACAAGGGGTTGATGACAAATTCACAAATCCCTTTTTAACTTGAATTATCATGTTGTTGCATGCTATGGTCTCTGATATAAGGCTCTTCTATTTATCATATACTCATGAATATCAAGGTCAACATAACCGCACCGAGGAGAGTTTAATGCTTTGTTGTTGTAGTTCCTGGTTTCTAGATACAGTCCAATGTTTTTTTGTTTCATTGACTCTTTACAAGATGGGGAGTCATATAACGCATGTGAAAGACGACGTTAGTTGGCCAATTATACAGAAAATAAACTAATTGTAACTTCTTTATTTTTTGCAAGTTCATTTACCAGCAACAATACCAGTGGAAGTATGGCGCGTTTCATATGCCACTGATTCTTTTTTCTTTCCACTGGAATAAAAATAAAGAAGTTACAATTAGTTTATTTTCTGTATAAAGATGAAATTACTAAAGCATGCATATGTAAGCAATAAAAATAATTAAAGACATAATTGTGCAAATAGTGAAACGGAAGCGGTGGTTGGAATCCTAAAAGAAGCAATATCATGTAAAGAGTACAAGGACCATTTAGAAACTAAACTAAAAATTGTCGATTAGAATTTGAAATAAAAAAAAGTAGCAAAATAAAGTCAAGAAACATTCATTCATCATCAAAGCGTTACAGAAAAAATCTTAACTAACTCAGTTCCCGCAAGGACTGAAAGCACACCATCATACCACTCAAGTTTCCCCCAACAGTCTCCTTTGCCTTTTCTAAGCGCTATCTCGGCACAATATATGGTCTCCATGTGAGACAAAAGAATACAAGATTTTCTACTCCAGAAAACCAGCATCTTTCCACCACCATAAGCCGTTAATTTAACATAAGAACCATAACCAGCAAAACGACCAGGCAACTTAGGTAGTCCTACCAAACCCTTCAAATCTCTCCATCTTGTCTTGTCGGTGTCATACCATCTCAGAGCTCCTTCTTTAGAAACAGAGTAGAGAACATTGTCAATCTCGCAGTAAGATTCCGAATACTTAATTTCACCCACAATTGGATCTATTTCAACCAGCTGGTCCCATTTACCTTGCTTTGAATTGAAAGCAAACACCCAACCAAATATATTAACCGCGTGGAGATTTCCGTTAATATTAAAAATGTGACTGGCTTGGTCCAATACACACCAAGGGATATCCCAAGTTTGCGTATTTGTGTTGAATACCTGGAGCAAGCTCTTCCAGGAACCGTATTGATGGTAGCGTCGTCCTAGTACAAATATATTTCGATCAAGGACAGTGGCAGAAAGTGACTCTAGCTCGACTGGCATGCTGGGAGCCTTACGCCACATGTGAGACTTGCAATCAAGAATCGAGACACTAGAGGTGGGGGTGGTTTTATCTGCTTGGCCAATGTTGTAGATATCAGAACCAACAGCCACAAGATCTGAATAACCAAAACCCAAACCCGCCACCCGAGGAGAATCATCACCGGGCATTGGGACGCTAGCCAAAACATAGCCGCCACTACTCTTACTCTTGGAGGAGAGGGTGTACCACTTATAAGAACCCATCCCGAACCTCAAGCACACATAGAGACAACTCTCCGTGAGGCCCAAGACTGACCTGACCTTGTAAAGCTCAGGTGAAACCACCATAGATCGAAAGCTCTTGGAGACTAGTGACAGAGTCCGATAGTACAATATTGGAACGCGTGCCACGATCATCACTAGCAAATCGTCCGGAAGTACTGACAAAGATGCCAATATCACATCATCGGATGTGTATGGAGTTGGCTTCTTCTTCTTCTTCGCCCTAGTACTCGTAGTCGTTGTCTTCCTCTTCAATACGAAATCGCCCTTGTTCAACCTCTCCATCTCTTCTCCAATTTAGGTTGGCGCCTGGCGGAAGAACAACAAAAATTTGAGTAGTTGTGATAGAGGGAAGCGTAACAAGAAATTGTAATGAAACCGATAGATGGTATACTCTTCTAAGTGCTATAAAGCTCTGGTTGCAATTGCAAATATAATTCAATCATAAAGTGGTTTTTTACAAAGACCTATAAGGTGTCTATATATACTAAGCAACTAAAAGATCCTAATTCTAATATCTAAAATAATCATTATCTCTATAGGATTATGAAAGCATGACTATGATAAAAAGGAAAATAGAAGCTACGCTGCATTAAGGTGAAACATAACTATGAAAACCGTTTGGTTTTATTTCGGTTCAAAGCTGTGTCTGCGTGTGTTACAAGCTTTGGGTATGAGATCTTTCCTATTAAGCTTTATCAAGCCCATAACCTTTCGCTAAAATTAAAAGCCGGATTTTGGGTATAGTATTTCGTTTACTTATTGCAATATCTCTTTCTTTTTTTTTGACAAAAGATGTCGAATAATTGGGATTTTCTACAAT
The DNA window shown above is from Brassica oleracea var. oleracea cultivar TO1000 chromosome C3, BOL, whole genome shotgun sequence and carries:
- the LOC106331305 gene encoding probable galacturonosyltransferase 7 isoform X2, with protein sequence MKGGGVGGGGGGGGKRRWKVLVIGVLVLVILSMLVPLAFLLGLHNSFHSPGIVTVQPSSPFERSRTNATNHSQRDLSNRVDQVLQKINPVLPKKTDINAGSRDMNRTSISDSKNRGLPVSPAVVAQPSPANKTITEVSHKGGQGAMVNAVETQRTCQVEYGSYCLWREENKEPMKDAKVKHMKDLLFVARAYYPSIAKMPSQSKLTRDMKQNIQEFERILIVSSADADLPPQVDKNFEKMEAVISKAKSFPVDCNNVDKKLRQILDMTEDEASFHMKQSVFLYQLAVHTMPKSLHCLSMRLTVEYFKSGSVDTEDSEKFSDPSLLHFVVISDNILASSVVINSTVLHARESKNFVFHVLTNEQNYFAMKQWFIRNPCKQAAIQVLNIEKLELDNSDVKLSLPAEFRVSFLSGDNLASQGKRTHYLSLFSQSHYLFPKIFHKLKKVVILDHDVVVQRDLSPLWELDMEGKVNGAVKECSVRLGQLKSLKGGSFDANACLWMSGLNVIDLARWRELGVSETYQKFYKQQMSGGGESREAIALQASLLTFQDKVYALDDKWALSGLGYDYYINTQTIKNAATLHYNGNMKPWLELGIPQYKTYWRKHLNRGDRFLSDCNVNP
- the LOC106331309 gene encoding F-box/kelch-repeat protein At5g51250-like; the encoded protein is MERLNKGDFVLKRKTTTTSTRAKKKKKPTPYTSDDVILASLSVLPDDLLVMIVARVPILYYRTLSLVSKSFRSMVVSPELYKVRSVLGLTESCLYVCLRFGMGSYKWYTLSSKSKSSGGYVLASVPMPGDDSPRVAGLGFGYSDLVAVGSDIYNIGQADKTTPTSSVSILDCKSHMWRKAPSMPVELESLSATVLDRNIFVLGRRYHQYGSWKSLLQVFNTNTQTWDIPWCVLDQASHIFNINGNLHAVNIFGWVFAFNSKQGKWDQLVEIDPIVGEIKYSESYCEIDNVLYSVSKEGALRWYDTDKTRWRDLKGLVGLPKLPGRFAGYGSYVKLTAYGGGKMLVFWSRKSCILLSHMETIYCAEIALRKGKGDCWGKLEWYDGVLSVLAGTELVKIFSVTL
- the LOC106331305 gene encoding probable galacturonosyltransferase 7 isoform X3; the encoded protein is MKGGGVGGGGGGGGKRRWKVLVIGVLVLVILSMLVPLAFLLGLHNSFHSPGIVTVQPSSPFERSRTNATNHSQRDLSNRVDQVLQKINPVLPKKTDINAGSRDMNRTSISDSKNRGLPVSPAVVAQPSPANKTITEVSHKGGQGAMVNAVETQRTCQVEYGSYCLWREENKEPMKDAKVKHMKDLLFVARAYYPSIAKMPSQSKLTRDMKQNIQEFERILIVSSADADLPPQVDKNFEKMEAVISKAKSFPVDCNNVDKKLRQILDMTEDEASFHMKQSVFLYQLAVHTMPKSLHCLSMRLTVEYFKSGSVDTEDSEKFSDPSLLHFVVISDNILASSVVINSTVLHARESKNFVFHVLTNEQNYFAMKQWFIRNPCKQAAIQVLNIEKLELDNSDVKLSLPAEFRVSFLSGDNLASQGKRTHYLSLFSQSHYLFPKIFHKLKKVVILDHDVVVQRDLSPLWELDMEGKVNGAVKECSVRLGQLKSLKGGSFDANACLWMSGLNVIDLARWRELGVSETYQKFYKQMSGGGESREAIALQASLLTFQDKVYALDDKWALSGLGYDYYINTQTIKNAATLHYNGNMKPWLELGIPQYKTYWRKHLNRGDRFLSDCNVNP
- the LOC106331305 gene encoding probable galacturonosyltransferase 7 isoform X1; translated protein: MKGGGVGGGGGGGGKRRWKVLVIGVLVLVILSMLVPLAFLLGLHNSFHSPGIVTVQPSSPFERSRTNATNHSQVLLNFRFIYFDLIRMLVLDLPSSILQRDLSNRVDQVLQKINPVLPKKTDINAGSRDMNRTSISDSKNRGLPVSPAVVAQPSPANKTITEVSHKGGQGAMVNAVETQRTCQVEYGSYCLWREENKEPMKDAKVKHMKDLLFVARAYYPSIAKMPSQSKLTRDMKQNIQEFERILIVSSADADLPPQVDKNFEKMEAVISKAKSFPVDCNNVDKKLRQILDMTEDEASFHMKQSVFLYQLAVHTMPKSLHCLSMRLTVEYFKSGSVDTEDSEKFSDPSLLHFVVISDNILASSVVINSTVLHARESKNFVFHVLTNEQNYFAMKQWFIRNPCKQAAIQVLNIEKLELDNSDVKLSLPAEFRVSFLSGDNLASQGKRTHYLSLFSQSHYLFPKIFHKLKKVVILDHDVVVQRDLSPLWELDMEGKVNGAVKECSVRLGQLKSLKGGSFDANACLWMSGLNVIDLARWRELGVSETYQKFYKQMSGGGESREAIALQASLLTFQDKVYALDDKWALSGLGYDYYINTQTIKNAATLHYNGNMKPWLELGIPQYKTYWRKHLNRGDRFLSDCNVNP